The genome window GCTGTGGGGGACATGTCCTTCATTAGTGCGTAAGTAGAGCAGGGCTCAGGTAGGAACGCCCACTGCCTCTCCGACTCTCCTCAGACAGTCTGCGCTCCGGACAGCCTTGCTGCCCGGCCTTTCAAGGGGCCCATGCAAGGATGAGAACCATAGCTTTAGTCCCTAAACAGTTAATGCCTCAAGATCGTTTCCATGAGGATACCACaggctttgaagagaaaaataCTGGGCCTAAGGCAAAAAGAATCCCCAAAAGACAGGGAGAAGTGCTTTCGATGCTGAACAACACTCCTTCCCCACGTCTTAGGGGCAGTGGGCGGCATGACTGTCCACCCTTAGGTGGCAGATAGGGCCATCATTTGGGCAAAGGTGAAACCTGCTTTTCAAAGTAAAGTGGGTACCTGCCTCGTCTAGTGTGGTGTCCTGTGATTCGGGATGGGTTCACCCTGCCCAGAGGGCTCCGGTGCCAGGCAACAGAGCAGGCAGCAGTGCTGTGGTGCTGGGCTATGGGCTTCGGCACGGATCTCCTGTGGGTGCAGCACCCCCTCCCCAGGCAGAAGCTGGGCTTCGTGTCTCAGTGCTTATCTGCGGAGGAAGGATGTGGTGAGAGAGAGATCAGATCTGAGGCAGGAGCTGGGCAGATGCACTGGCAGTTGGTTGGCAGCTGGCGCTGGCTCCCTGCATCCCAGATGCCCTGTCTTTCCCTCCCAGGTAATTGGCTCATCTGGTCAACCCACGGTCCACGTCTTCTTTTGGAAGTCCGGAGCATCTGGTCTTCCCTCAGCTGTCACAGCCTGCTCCCACGGACGCTGGAACTCGTGGTGATGGGGTGGCAGGCCAGCTTTACGCCTGACTCCCACTGCGCCCACAGCAGGGCCGGGGGTAAGGCAGGCCGGTACCTCCTTTGTTAACTCTGTCTTCAGACTGTCACCGGGCTTAGCCCAACATTGTTTTTGTGCTTCCAACATCAACAGGACAAGGGCCTATGAAACATGTCTTTAAAGTGTGTCGTGGTAGTTTTCTGCTGATGTCATGTGACCGATAGGAGGTAAGCTGTGCTCTCAGGGAGAGAGGATCTGGACACCAGAAAGACCAGGGTCCACTCTTAGAGCTGACAATCTGCAGTTCTCCTGCTTCTGTGGCCCTAGCCCTGTGGCCCCTCCCACTCTCTGGTGGACTGCCCACCTTCTCCACCCTCTGGGGTGTGCGCAGAAACCAAGAGTCCAGACACAGCAACGCTCTTTCTACACGTGTCTTGGTGTGTGCCTGGGGAGCAGTGGCCTAAGAAGAGGCAGTTAGTCAAGATCCTGCCCGGGCACTGTCATGTTCTGCAGTTGGTTTGGGGCCTGGAGTGCCTGGTGGGATGcctggggaagggagagcagTGTGGGACAGAGGCTCATACATTTAGGTTGTAGGCCTGTGAGCCTGTGAGCTTCCTTCAAGAAAATGTTTGCACAGAGCCCGACAGCGATTCTTGTGTAAGAACCAAGCTGAGGAGCTTGTGATTGGAGAACCCCATGTGCTACCAGACACCCAGACCTGGTGTAAGAGAAGGAGAGGTGATGGCAAAGTGTCAGGCAAACAGCAGGAGCATCAGTGTGACGGAATCAAGGCCGACGTCAGGGTCATCGGCACAGGAGATGTGGAGAGGAACGGGGAAAGGAGGGGCAGGTTGGAGAGGAAGCCAGGGACGTGAACACCTCTACCACCAACCACCGGGGGTTCACAGAGGTGCCGGGGAGCCCTGTGACGCACACCACCAGCAGATGTCCTGGGCACAGACTCTACGCGCCTGGAAGGAACTCTCCCATCCCCATTTTCTACTCTGTCATGATTCTCCTCTTGTGGAACTGTTAGCAGATTAAGAATGAGAAATTGTTAGCAGATTAAGaaagcgcgcgcacacacgcacacacacacacacacacacacacacacacacacacacggaagtaCAAGTCCAGTGAGAAGACTTTCAGGTCCCACCAAGGATGCCAAAGAGAATGGAGCAGCTGCCTgagctgcttcctctgctcctgggagaCAGCAAGTCAAGATGCGGGCTCTGctgtggggtgggaggagctTGGGAGATCTGCTTGAGAAACTGggccctcctctctgcctcccagcttctGCACCAAGTAGGGCAATGGTGATGTAGCTGGCAATGATCTGGCTTCCCAGATCTGCCTGGACAAGCCTGCTATAACATCTTCATCATAAAATTCTGACATTATGGTTTTTCCTTGTGGGGAGGCATTATTTATTTCTGCTTGACGGCGAATGGCTGGGGTGGGGACAAGCCTTCTTCGGTGAGGATTCTGTCCAGCCCCGTGACGACATCTGCATCTGTGGGTCTTGCATGGGGCAGGAGACACAGCCGTGGAAGCATGCAGACCCAAGCAAGGCAAGTGCGGCGGTGAGCAGCGGACACGGGCGTCTGAGGGAGGAGAGGGCTTGGGAGAATTACGTGTTGAGAGATTTCTGTCTTTTAGAGGTTGTTTAAAGTGTTCCTGCAGGATGAGTGTGCTACCCCAGAGGAGGAGGTGAAGCCTCCAGCCTGCCCTGGTcctgagagaagagaagaggccaGAGCAGCAGAGCTGGGCCGGAGCGCCTCAGCTCCGTTGTGGAGTTCTAAGGAgaccctctgtgtgtgtctgctctAGACATCCGTGAGCGATCAGGGGTGGCCATGCCCCAGGAGCTCACAGTTGGCCATCAGATTTAAGAAAGCTGTCCTCTCAGGTCCTAACTGTCCACCCACAGGAGAGCCCCGTCCCAGctgctttcccttcctctcccagctGGGGGGCTCCTGAGGTTCAGCTGTCTTTCGTCTCTGCCTGGGAGTGGGTGTAAGCACTTCGGATGTTTCCAGGCTCCCGAACTCTCAGAAGGGCCCAGCTCTGAATGTCCCTGAAGCGTGAGGGGCCATGTGCAGGGGACACACTTGCTTTCTGGTGCAAGGGCTTGACTTTTGCTCCTAGGTGCTCTCTCCCTGTGCAGTCACACGGGTTCCCTTGTAAACGTCTGCTAGCCACATGGGCTGTGAAGTGCGCCTAAAGCtcataaaaatataattcagCTCATAAATGTAAAACATCCTGGGTGAATGAGTGTTCTAGGTCTATATAATCGCTTAATTAGCAAcggtttctgttattgttgtttcgTGTTTCAAAGGCTTTCAAGGAAGATTTGCAAGATCCATTGCTTTCGAGGTCAAGAAACAAACAGCTGTTCAAAGACTTCCCAGCAGCCGTCTCTCCCTGAAATCCTCACGGCAAGCAACTTGCCCAGGATGAAGCCTGTGGCTGTCTCTAAGTGGCCTTTAAAAAGTTTATTGCTAGACTGAGTGGCGGGAATCACTTGAATTtaggcttttaaaataaaagttggtTTATGCATATCTTGACTCATTTTACTGGGCGAGGGGCATCGTCACCccaccagcccctccccccaccatttACAGTTACCGCATGGAGGCAAGGCAGAAATCCTGACAAGAAAGAAGTGCTCTTCCCACTGGTGTTGGAGGGAAGGCCAGCTGTGACTCATGGCCTGGTGGTGGCATTGCAGTGTGGATTGGAAGGTCCTCACCGTTGAGGGGCTGGGCGAGAAGGGGACCGCATAGAGCCTGTAGAATCGGGGAAGGTCTCTGACCCTCGGGGAAGGCATGGGCACGTGGGGTCAATGGCGCGCCTGCTCTGGTCCTGACTGGGGTGGCACGGGGCACCCGAAGGCCCGGTTCTGGCGGGTTTCAGAGGCTCAGCAGAGAATGTGGTCCAACCCGTGTGGCTGGAAGGAGGACCGAGGCTGGAAGGAGGACAGAGGCTGGAGCTGGAAGGAGGACCGAGGCTGGAGCTGGAAGGAGGACCGAGGCTGAAGCTGGAAGGAGGACCGAGGCTGGAGCCCCGTCTGCTCTCCGTGGTCCTCTCTGTGTGGATGGAGGCGTGGGACCCCGCGTGTGCCCATGTGCCAGCATGTCAGCCAGCAGGGCACAGGTCTCCACAGACCCTGAGGATGCCTGTACAAAACGCTGAGCTGATGCAGGCAGATCTACCGTGTACAGAACAAATCCACAATACGTAAACTTGCAGGATTCTGggccagagagctgggcacaACAGTGTATGTCTGTAATGTCTATAGCCCTCGCCTGGGAGCCTAAAGCAGGAGGACCCTGAATTCAGTGCTAGCCTTGGTTGTGGGACCCCATTTCAAAatgtctaaacacacacacacagagacacacacacacacacttaaaattacATTACATACGTCAGGTACGTACATAGTAAGGGGAAATGAAATGACATTCTTTCATTGCAGAGCATAAGCCAGGTTCTGTGCTGATGTTttcatttgatttgttttttcaCTAATTACTGCACTCCTCAATTGTGTATCAAACGCCAGCTGTCCACTGGGCTGTCCCTGTCCTCACTGTCCCTCTGCTTCTGAAGCTCGCACACCTCACTTTCTCCGGAAGACTGCCCTGCAGAGCGAGGCTTATGGGAATAGCCAGCTAACCTTTGCCACTTTGGCCAGGACCCTTTAAAACAACAGCTGCATGTTTTCATTTCAGGAAAGAGGGGCAGCTGGAAACCAAACAAAAGTCCCAACCACTGAAAGGGAACAGGTTAGGTGAGACAGGAGGGGAGCCAGGCCAGGCGGGGGAACTGGGTCAGAGGCTGGGCCTGTTAGCAGCGTTAGCATAATCATTTACAAAGAAAGGCCCTGGGGGGAGAAGGTGAGCAAGTGGCTCCCGCTGGGGCCCTGCCAGGCGCTGTCCCACCTTTCCTTGGAGCCACTGGCCGTGTGATGCTGTTCTCTGGAACAGCTTGCTCTGATGGAAGCAGAAGGAAGCTGCAGACACCTCGGGACACGACTGGCACCACTCTGGGCTTTGCCACTTTTAACAAACAGGGGGCTGGAGGAGgagattgttattttatttttgctttggaaACCCCAACGCTTGTCTTCTATCCCAGGAGCGTGAACACTCTGTCCAGCTAACACACAGACTGCAGACTGCGAGgaaggggatacaaagggaaccCCGCCAGAGCGGCACAGAAACCTGCTCCCACTCCCACAGTGGGCTCACCAGTGATGGCAGGGGATGCTGGGAAGGCTCAGCTCAGGCAGGGTCACCCTGCAGTCCTGACACCCTTGAAATGAGTTGGTCACAGGCTTGTTCCTGGGTGAATACTCTTGGAGATGGAGGTTTCTGGTGAAGGCGAACATGACCTTGGCTGTCCCTGCAGAAGCCCAGGGACAAGTTCATCCGGAAAGGACAAGGGCATGGTGCTACGGGGTGGGAAGTGTCAGCACCCACACATTTGGGCTAAAGAAGTGACCTCCTCTCTGCTCACTGCTGAGGACTCAGTGCTCTGTCCCTCTGGCTTGCAGACAGGTCTGCAAACCCACAAGCAGCATCAGGAGCTTTGGGCAGCTCATCGGAAAGGAGTTGGGGTACAGGAAGGGCTCTGTCCCATAGGAAGTCTGTCCTTTCACCAGAAAGCTAAGGTCCCTGTGGCACAGTGAAGACCTGGGACAAACATCAAGTTCATCAGACCAACACTCTTAATTCCCATTTCACCCCCTCAGAGAATGCAaaactcattattttaaaaagtacatcGAGCTTGTGTATTTTAAGGTGAGATTAGAAAacccacatataaataaaatcttagaTTAACCAAGTTCCATTAACTCTAATCCCTACATTCAGTAGAGTAGGAGTCTTCTTCAACTTGATTTTCACACACCGGAGACTGGGTCTGGACAGGGCAGGTGCTCAGTGGAGGGAGATGGGACAGCGGTGAGAGTGAAATCAAAATGTTCATGTTCATGGGTGTAAAAGTCGGACGCAGCAAACACTCCCTGAAGTTTGTTCCTCTTCCTCGCGTGGGGGCTGAGACCCCTCTGGAGCTGGCATGGCCTCAGCACACTCATGATGGAGTAATGGACAATTAGGGTGGAGCTGAGATATCCGAAGATAATGACACATTTGGCTGTGGATTGAGACTCTAAAGCTGTTAGCTTCATAGTTTATTTGCATGATTGTAATTATATAAGCTGGATTGGAAAAAAATCCAGGAGACTCTTGGATTGCTTTGTTCAGCATTCTTTTATGGCAAATCAAATAGCTCATTCCTTATCTCCGTTCCCACCCCTGCTGTGTAGTTACCACACAGAGCTGAGAAGGGGAGAATGAGAGGGTAAATAAAATTCAGCAAGTTACAGCAACTAACTAGCACCTGTGTCTTGTACGTGtgtatattttcttcttctcacCCTCTTTGCCCttactctttttcttcctccttctcttctccctctcccctttgtcctcctcctcttcttccatctcctgtttttcttcctcctcccccttttcctttcctctttttttcttctccttttcctcctcttcttcctcttcccctctgtcctcctgttcttccttctcccccttttcctcctccttcctcatgtTTTACAGGTGAGGAGACTGAGCAACTGAGGCTCACAGAACAGTGTACCTTATCCAACACCATCTCTCTCAAACATAACCAAAGTGTGACCTAGGCCATTAGAAGAGAGACTAGCATACTGAGGTTGAGGGAAATAAGAAAATATCTTTGTCTCAGTCAAAGTAATATCATTTCACTTTTACAATAGCATGGTTACCAAACTACTACATGTCTGGccaatgcctgtaatcccagtactcggggaggcagaggctgatggagctctgtgagtttgaaccTAGCCTGGTCTAAAGCAAGTCCAGcaagccaacactacacagagaagtcctgactagaaaaaccaaaaaagccaaaagccaataacaacaacaacaacaataataataataataaattacataTCAAATTTCTACACCAAAGCTAATGCAACAAAGACTCAAAGTTTAATTCAAGGACACATAGTCAATAAATGGCAAAATTGAGATTTAAATCTAGAATCTCTAACTTTGAGATGAGATGGTTCTCTTTCTCCACGGCATTGTCTTATATGCAGAGCCATATGGACAGGAGAAACTGTGCCTGAATTTGGTGTGAATGAATGTTTGTCAACCCCGGTCAGGCTGGCTGGGTTTTCCAAGGCTCAGCCATCTTTCAATGTCAGTGTAGAGCCTGCCTTCTTATTGCTGTCAGAATGAGAAGGCAGTAATGCTCGGTCCACACTTGGCTCTCAGAGCACCCTGGGTCACGGACTTAAGGACACAACTCGTCCTTTTGTCTAAGGTGATAAAGTCCGTGGTCATAAAGATTCCTGGTGACAGGGCCAAAACCTGGAACCCTTTCCCAGTGCTTGGTCAGGAACAAAGGGACTGAGATAGTCTCATAGTGTCACAGCACTGTAGGTCAGCTTCTCTGGtgagcacaggctggcctccaccacAGTCACAGTGTGTAAGGACTgccgccaggccacagggaagcaAGATAGCTGGAAAGCTGGAGGGAGCGCTCTCAGAGCTTAGACCTGACCTCCCTTCCATGGCCAGCCAGACGGGCAGCCCGCACAGGCCTGGGTGGTGGCCAGCTTCCCATGGGTCAGTCCAGAACAGGGAGCAGCATTCTGCAGGATAGTTTTTTCCAAGTTGAGAAACCCAAATCCTAATCTCCTCTTTTGATGATTTTACAAAAATCAAATTGCGTGACAGATGCAGAGATAAACAGGAGACGGTCGCAATCGAAGCAGGTTCTGGATGGAGCTGATTAGTAGATGTTTTAATGGCCATTAGGTTGATAATCACTCACTAAGAATAGCTTCCAGGCAGACCAAACCCATGCGTAAGTGGGCCCACACCCAGGCTCACCAACACCTAGTTGGCAGGTATATAAGGGGACCCTGTGAGTCTCCCAACAGCCTCGGATCTGCCCAGGAACCAACCTTCTACTTTCCTTGCTGAGCAGAACCACCATGAGTTGCCAGATCTCCTGCAAGTCCCAAAGGGGAGgcggcggaggcggaggcggcaGGTTCCGGGGCTTCAGTAGTGGTTCGGCGGTGGCCTCTGGAGGGAGCCGGAGGTCGACCACCAGCTTCTCCTGCCTGAGCCGCCAGGGTGGTGGCCGAGGAGGTGGAGGTGGCTTTGGCAGTCGGAGCCTGGTTGGCCTTGGAGGGCACAAGAGCATTTCTGTTAGTGTGGCTGGTGGATTTGGTGGCAGCAGCTTGGGAGGCAGCGGCTTCAGAGGTGGCTCTAGCTTTGGAGGAGGCCGAGGATTCGGAGGAAGCAGCGGTTTCAGAGGTGGCTCTGGCTTTGGAGGAGGCCAAGGATTTGGAGGAGGCAGCAGCTTTGGAGGTTTTGGGGGCCCTGGTGGATTACCTGGTGGAGGCATCCATGAAGTGTCTGTCAACAAGAGCCTCTTGCAGCCTCTTGATGTCAAAGTAGACCCTGAGATCCAGAACGTGAAGTCTCAGGAGCGTGAGCAGATCAAAACCCTCAACAACAGATTTGCCTCTTTCATCGACAAGGTGAGTGGGAGAGGCAGTGCACTCCTGTGAAGAGATGCTGGGACCCTGCGAAAAGGAAACGACAGACTTTCCCTCAGGAGCCTTTGAGGAGGCCAGCACAGCCAGGGGCCTTTGCAGATTCCACGTAGGAGAGGTGCTGGTCCTGTGGACTACACATTCCACAATAATAGTTCCTTTGTATGTTATGTTTTTCAGTCCACATAAATACTACTTATAGAaaattctggctttcatagatgAGCTGAAATGGGCAAGTAATGACAGAACAGGTCATGCAGGGTGACAGGACTGGAAAGTCGTAGCGACAAAAGGGCAGGGCTTGCCTCTCTCAAGTGTTATGAGTCTATTAAATCATGGAACCCGTATGTGAAATATGTTTGCAGGTGATTAAAATTCCAGTTGAAACCAGTCTCATTTTGGTGGCCTATAAAGTCTTTATTGGTGTCGTTTGGGGTTTTGCTGTCTGGGATCCTCTGCCTTGAATTAGACATGAATTTACGAGGCCCTTAAAACGCAGGAGAAGCCCCGCCTGTCCCCAGGACCCTCCCGTTTGGTGCAGTTAGCTGCCGGGATCGCAGGCGCAcgctttcctttttcttcagaatcGACAGGGCTTTGGCAGGGTACAGTACGAGGGAGAAAAATGCCTGGAGTCTGGGGAGGAGCTGTGAACAAGACATTGAGCATGGAGCGGCACAGATGGGTGTCTCTAGAACTTTCCGTGTTTGACGTCGGGAGCTCATAAGCTCTGCCTGGTGTTCCCTGGCCTGCCTTGGACGCTGAGGGCGAAGCATTGTGACATCTGTGTCACCGGAGGTTCTTGGGCGACAGCGGCTCGCTGGTGGCCCGACCTTGTATGTTCTTCTTCTGGCCACTGCAGGTGCGCTTCCTGGAGCAGCAGAACCAGGTGCTGCAGACCAAATgggagctgctgcagcagctggaCACAGGCACCCGTACCATCAGCCTGGAGCCCATCTTCCAGGGCTACATTGGCATGCTCAAGAAACAGGTGGACCAGCTTTTCGCAGAGAGGACCTCCCAGGACTCAGAGCTGAGCAATATGCAGGACCTTGTGGAGCACTTTAAGAAGAAGTAGGTGAAGAGGGACCCGGAGTGGACCTATGACCGCGCCCATCCGCTTGCTGATCTCCCAGCAGCAGTCGTGTTGGGTACCAGGTGGTgtggaggggcatctgtgttgatCACAGAGAAGGCAGGGACTCGGAGGTCACACCTGCTTGAGCTCATTAACAGAAAGCTACCTTCAGTTTGGACTTTCAGAGTTTAAATCTAGGCATTGAAAGCGCATTCCATTTTCCAATAGAAAAagggaaagacaaaaaaaaaaaaaaaatcggccAACCAGAACTGGTCTAATTGCTGTTGTCTTTTGGGGCCTCAACAGTTACGAGGATGAGATCAACAAGCGCACATCTGCGGAGAATGATTTCGTGACCATGAAAAAGGTGAGCAAGAGACTTTGGTGGGCAGGGGAGGAGCAGCACTGTGCTCACCGTGCCCAGAGAGACGCCCAGAAAACCACTGCGAGTGCACACAGCCAGGGCTAGGGCGCGTCAGGGGCCTCTGTGTTCTAACTCCCATAGGCGAGTTCCCAATTTGCTTACTGCATTTGGGAGAGCACCCCTCTCCACAACGCACTCAAAGACTGGCATGGAAAAATGCCAAAAGAAAAAAGTGCTTTATTCTTCTAAAAAGCAGAGGTAGAGTGGGGCTCCTTAGAAAGCCTGCTCACTGATGAGTTACGCTGATAAAAGTTTAAGCTAGAAAACTAGAGAGTTAGCCTAGGACCTGCAAGGGGTTTGGAGACTAATCCAGGTAAATCCCGGAGATTCTGGATGGGCAGGCAGGATGGAGGCATGAAGACTGCGGAAGGACACAGCCACCGCCTCACCTGTTAGGGGAACGCACCAGTCTCCAGCAGGAGGGAGACTGGCTGGTGTTTGGCCCATCGCACTTCTCATGCTGAGCGGTGTAAGCAGTGGACCTGGCGTGGGGCTCCCTACAGTGGTGCATGATGGCTTCCATGCTAAATGAGGCTCCCTACAGCTCACCTGGATTGCCCGGGGGGTCAGAGGCACTGGGTGGAAGCGTCAGAGAGACCCTGGGGCCCACTCAGGGGGACACTCATGGTGGGTGTGTCTTTCTCTGCAGGATTTGGACAGTTGCTACATAGACAAGACAGAGCTGCAGGCCAAGGCGGACATACTGATGCAGGAAGTCGATTTCCTCAAGACGCTCTATGACACGGTAAAGGAAGCTGTCTTCCTCACTCCCACCTTTCCCACTCCAGAACAGTCCTTTCCAGGGTTGAAAAGCGTCGACTGGCCGATTGCCACGCTGGGCAACCATTGCAGTCCTCTAAGATGCTGCCCTAGGGCAGTCGGGGGAGAGATGCCAGGTCAActtcccttccctcatcccccgCACACCCAGCTCCGTTTGGAAGACACCTTCCCAGAGCCCATTACACCTCAGGGGGGAAAGTGTGTTATGCCTCCTGCTCACCTCCCAGCCCACTTCTGAGATAGGAAGGAAACTCGAAGGACTCTGCCATGGACCAGTTTCTTTCTTGGGCCTATAGGCATGGTGGTGAAGCCGTTTTACTAGGATGCTCACAGACACCTTTCTGCCATCGTCACCACCCCTGGGGTAGCCCTGCGGTGACTGGGCTTTTCCCACACAGCATGCTCAGCCTGAGAGCTTAGGTGTCCTCAATGCCTGCCTTTCACCGCCTGTGGCAGGCTGTCACTGCAACTCAGTCTGCGTGTTCTAGGAACTGTCCCAGCTACAGCAGAGTGTCACCGACACCAACGTCATCCTGTCCATGGACAACAACCGGAACCTTGACCTGGACAGCATCATTGCTGAAGTTCGGAGCCAATACGAGCTCATCGCCCACAAGAGCAAGGCTGAGGCAGACGAGCTGTACCACAGCAAGGCAAGTCCTGGGGTGCAGAGGGGGCCAGAGCCGAGCTTCACGCCCAGGAAGGGCCACGGAGTGTGTGTCTAGTGGGAGCTTGGCCTCATTCCTAAGACAGCTCAGAGAACGGCACTAAAGCCTCGGGGCCCGTGAGATGGTTTCTCATTGGCCATG of Meriones unguiculatus strain TT.TT164.6M chromosome 8, Bangor_MerUng_6.1, whole genome shotgun sequence contains these proteins:
- the Krt2 gene encoding keratin, type II cytoskeletal 2 epidermal yields the protein MSCQISCKSQRGGGGGGGGRFRGFSSGSAVASGGSRRSTTSFSCLSRQGGGRGGGGGFGSRSLVGLGGHKSISVSVAGGFGGSSLGGSGFRGGSSFGGGRGFGGSSGFRGGSGFGGGQGFGGGSSFGGFGGPGGLPGGGIHEVSVNKSLLQPLDVKVDPEIQNVKSQEREQIKTLNNRFASFIDKVRFLEQQNQVLQTKWELLQQLDTGTRTISLEPIFQGYIGMLKKQVDQLFAERTSQDSELSNMQDLVEHFKKNYEDEINKRTSAENDFVTMKKDLDSCYIDKTELQAKADILMQEVDFLKTLYDTELSQLQQSVTDTNVILSMDNNRNLDLDSIIAEVRSQYELIAHKSKAEADELYHSKYEELQVTAVRHGDSLKELKMEISELNRTIQRLHAEISQVKKQCKSVQDSIADAEQRGEHAIKDARNKLLDLEEALQQARENLARLLRDYQELMSCKLALDMEILTYRKLLEGEECRMSGEFSDNVSVSVTSSTVSSSVASKAGFGAGGSGGSSGGRGSYGGGGGSNYGSGDRGSGSRGGSGSTSGGGYSSGGGSRSGSGAGGGYSSGGGSRGGSGGGGYSSGGGSRGGPGGGYSSGGGSRGRSGGGYSSGGGSGGGGSRGGSASGGAVSGSERGGSGSEEGCGSGVTFSFR